Part of the Henckelia pumila isolate YLH828 chromosome 2, ASM3356847v2, whole genome shotgun sequence genome is shown below.
TTGAGAGTTGAGATCACATACCAAACATGCTAACTTTACTAATTTGAGGGACAAATAATTTTCAAAGAGTAAGACCGTTTCATGGTTCTTTATATGTAAAAGTGGTAGAGAAAAAATTTATACTTACAgtgaaaaataatttaatacaaaaaataataatttttcataggTTGGGTCAGTTCGAATAACCGTCTAACAAAAATAATCTGCGAGACCGCCTCAttgatatttttgttatttcaaAATTGTAGTTAACGGTAAACTTTATTTTTtagcaaaaaatatttatttttacaataTCTTCAAgagttttaatcattttatttttttaaaaaattcttttGCTTATATCTAAATATGTGTTGGTttgatttagtttttttttaacatttatgaaataaagaaaaacgTGTGTGTGTCCGTCCACTATTGGTGGTGGCATTTTGATTTTTGCAGtaattacttttatttttttatattttaaaattatgaataaaaaaaactctaactAACTTATggtgaaatatttttaatttcaaaattaccCTCAAACATTTGATTATAAAGTatatttgttcttcaattttaaaaatatagataattgaactttaaaatatagataatgaTAGGGCTAAAATatttaactcattaaaaaaaaaatatgttttatttattaaatttttaggtTAATATATCACTcttaaaaatttatgaaaaatcattaattcgaaaaatttaaaaaaatatcatgttCAGATAATTATTCAATCTTCAAAAAGGGTATACCCGGAGGGGGCCTCATTCCACATAAGTCAGAGGCTTATTGGCTCATGCATAGATTAAATCGAGGGATAACTATTCAATCTTATAAGCACGTAACACGACtagttttatataatatataatataaaaatatttcgtATCAACGGTCTGGTTGAACTTGTCAGACGAGATCAACAATTTTTGAAAGGTTATTCTGTTTGATTTTCTATCCAATTATTATTGATGAAAAATAaggattttaatataaaaataacattttttataaataaaatatttatgtcacaaaatccatcgttaAAATACTTGTATCATCAGAGTGAGAAATTCGATTTCttttatcaataatttttttgattaatTAATCGCATATGACTTATTTAATACGATTTATTTGATTAACGTGATTTATAAACTATAAATGTAGTTCAAAAATTTACTCTAACATAGTACCAAAAGATAACAATTGCAAATCCACgttcgtaaaaaaaaaaaagaagaaaaaaccaTGGATACGGTGTTTGACATGAAAGTCAGAGTATAGTGAGTTTCACTTGTGTCATGTTCTTGTCAGCGGACTCGAAAGTCGAAACGACTCCGTTTTGGGTATATATATTCGAGAAGAGAGAAAGCGAAGTTAGAGAGAGAAAATTCAAAACCTTCTCTGCGTCTGTACTCAGAAGCCCCTGACCGCCGAGCTTCCGCATGCTAAATTATACAGCTAAGTTCGCCGCCGCCCCGCCGTGAATTTAGTCGATGCAAATGAATCCAAGCAAAATCGAGAAGGATCTATTCCATCATCTGGCTCCGCGGTCGCCCAACCATGAACAGTTTATGCATCCTCACCGCACTCAATCTCAGCCCTCCATCGATGAAGACCCCTTCTCTCTCGCCGAAATGGAGCTCTTCCGGGACGAAGACGACGATGACGTCAGCCACACCTCTTCCGACGCCGAAATTCCACTTCCCCTCTCCGATGGAGCCGTTCCGTCTCAAAGCCCTAGTATACCGAATTCATCCCTAATCAACAATCACGAGAGGCGAATACATCGTCCACTGCTGCTTATCAGCCCGGAGTCACACATTTCGACTCAATTTTATACCTTTAATAAGGAATCGCATGGCCTAATGGTTCAATGCTTGATTGAAGGCCGATTAGCAACGCCGGAGGAGATCCGAGCCGCCACGCCGTCGCCGGTGCTCGCGAGCTGGCGTTCTGTGTGGAAGGACCGCAACGAGGATACTGCGTATTTGACTGCGTGGAAGCGTATCCAGGATAAGCTCACCGTCCATGTGTCGGAACCTGCTGCTGCAATTACTGGTAATAACATCCGTTTCCTTTGTTTCAAGAACAATTCCAATCAATTTGTTTCACATGTGGACCAGTGGCAGGACATAGTCATGTCATTTCATGGTGACGGGGATCTTAAACATCTAGGGTTGAGAGAAACTATCGAGAAGATTAAGCAGTTATGGACTGTAGGTGCCAAATTTTATGGTATTCCTGAGAGTTATATTAGAACCTGTATTGCTGCCTGCCCTGTGTGCTCGGACGAGTCTTCAGGGTGCGCTCCAAGGTCTAAACGGCGTAGGTTTGAATACACTGAATCTTTTGATGTGCCTGCTAAAGAAGTGCCTGTTAAGTTGCAGCAATTGGCTGCAAAGCATAAGGTGGTGCTGTGTATACGGCAGAAATATATCAGGTATAAGCCATTTATGGCTGAGGTTAAGGATTATGCATGCCATAGGGCAGGGGAGCCAGCTTCCTCGAAAAAATCTAGGATGTTGAAGAGGGAGCCATACACTTCGAAGAGGTGCGGTTGTGGGTTTCGTATAAGGGCGATAGTTCCCATTTCGAATTATAACGAGAAGGACAAAACTTTTGTGTATGAGGAAGAAGGGACAGCTGTGTTTAAGCTGTATGCGGTGCACTCAGGACATGAGCCAGGGCCATTGGATGGGAACGCCAGGATTATGCACCGAATGGTTGGTTATAAAGGAGGTTTTCTGATGGATCACGAAACTGTGTATGGGATGGTGGATGAAGGGGAAAATGATGTTTTTGGGTTCTTAGGAAAGGATTCTGGAGATATGCAGCATTCTGTATTTCAGCAGGTTCAAGAATTAAGGAATGAATTGGGATTGCTTGAGAGTAAGATTGGGAAAATCCCACCACAAATGTTGGGTTCCGTGTCACGTGATCTCTTTGACATCGCGAATAAGTTAAGAAATATTCCCGATGAAGGATCAAAATCTGTTGGGTTGTTATCGGAGAAGCAGCATATGGATGATGTGTTGGTGGTGGAGCATGATTTACCCGATTGGGGTGATGACCATCATACAAGGATCTATGGGGATGGCAAGGATGCAGATGTTATTGAAGATGATGAGGACAGCTTTGGGAGAACTCTTGGGGAGGTTGCTTCTTGGGATCAGATGAGGGCCGACTGCCGGAGTGCGAAGGATCTGCTCGGTGAGACATGTAAGGAAGAAAAATGGTTGAAATGTGGAGGGTTTGACGAAAAGGGAATTCTTGGCTGCAGCAATCCGAAGCTTGTAAAACCATCAGGTCATCACGATGAGATGGATCCAGATGTGGGTCTTACCAGCTTACAGGTGGATGGCTTCTACCATGAAAATCCAAAGTGGTTCGACTCTCCTTGTGGATTGGATCCTAGAGCTGATTGTAGCGATTCTGGGTTCCGACATGAGGAGATTGTGTAGAGATCATTCTTCTTGGTGAATCTACTCTAACTTAACTCtcagtttatttttatttttatttttatttttggctgGCCATTTGTATTAGCTTGCTGTCGGTAGTGTGTTGTACATTGGTGTACACAGAGCTTTAAAAGGGCTTTCACAATCACAGTAACAGTCTTTTTATACCGTGTGTTATTTGTAAAGTTTTAGCCATTTTGTATCTCTGCATGACTGCGTGGAGCTTCTTGTAACTACTGAATTTAGAACTTTGGGAGTTTCTGATTTGGTATTATTTGTATCATTCTCATATGTCGATGCCGCTACAGTTTGCATCTGTTTGTTGCTTGCCATTGTAACATGAAATATACCGCCAAGCCCCTCGTAAGCTTCATGTTCCAACTCGAAGCAACATTCAGAATACTTTTTATTCAATGTCAGCGATTTGGCATTTCTGCCTTTGGGATTTCACTACACAATGTTATTCCTGTGGTCCGGAGGATGTATATGCCTTAGTCTCCGAAGACCGTTTATGTTCCTCACTTTGCTCCCCTTTTCTACTTATATGGTCTATTTGTTCggaaattttcaatgatgagtGGTGGATTTGTTATCAATCAATTATCAAATAGCATATCAGTTCGTTTTCATGTCGAAAATAGCATTATATGtttgattaaaaacaaaaataatctcGTAgttgtatgtgtgtgtgttttcATCGAAAAATTGTTTAGGGATAAATCTCAGAGCAATGTTATATGTACAACCAAATTTGTATATCAATTTGtacaacacaaaaaattcaatacaaaaaattcattatcaaaatctcatgataaaTTGAATGTAAAATATCGCGatataatatcaaaatatcacgatatatttgttataaatatcgttgtacacgaAATATTAATCaagagtaacactcctgtgaaacggtctcatccgtgagacgggtcaaccctatccatatttataataataaataatacttttgacataaattaTAATACcttttaatggataactcataCAATGGATCCGTCTCATAAAAATGAcacttgagaccgtctcataggagtttttgccaTTAATCAAAGAGTGTACGTGTATATGTTAAAACTTCTAATCCAATTTCCAAACACTAAATAGTATTTTGTCAATTTCGAATCTCATCAATTCCATCGAATTTCATGATTCCGCAGACGCTGTTAATGATTTGGTATTGAATTTGTTTTAATCAAATAGGGTTATTGCCTTTCAATTTGAATTGCCAAATATGTAGATATGAAATTCTGTCAGCTATAAAATATATTGATTAATTGGCCACATGTACGTCAGCTACTAGTACGTTACCATAGAAGGGGCACTCCCATCATCTTGCAAATTAAAAGCATATTttattacacacacacacacacatatgtgtgtataaaaataatatttctaaaTGAAAgctcatttaatttaattattaataaatataagtATTTTAGGAGAGCTACGGTCTTTCTTACAACAATGAGAATATCACAATTAAATCGAGTAATTTTTTGTTCTTTGGAAGAATATTGAACTCGAAATCCATGTAACTTTTTTCTAATGAATTTTATGATGGATGGATCTTAAATTCACATTTTTTTCCCCCTAAAAAAATCGTGTAAATTTAATTAGAGCTATTAACTTGCCTATGcgggttgaattgatattttttCACCCTGCCTCGCTTCATTAAATGGTAGATTGTGACAGATTGGGGGGCCAATACGTTTCGACCTGTTTAATATAACTTAAAATAGTTAGGTCCGACGGATTTGTCCGTTTCACTGCTTCAAATAGGTGAGTATTTCCCAATTCGCCCAAATGGTGGGCAATCCATTTTGACGGTTTTAAATATAATTCTAAATCCTGATTTGTGAATTTCAAATTCATCAACTCATTAACAAATATGTGAGATTTATCGACTCAGTCTATACAATATTTTTCATGAATCTGTTCGATATTATCTGGTCCAGCCATCCAACTGACAACTTGATGTGATGGAAGGACAAGTTCACAAATTATTGTCGTGGGATGACAACTTTTGTTTTTATGATATGACGAATTAACAAATTATTGTAGACCACTCACTAATTTTTATGACTAGTGACCGCAGCACACGCTTTACGTgtacaatataatatatattagttATCGTGACACATGATTTTTACGTGCTTGATAATTTGATATATAAATTAGAGAGAAgttgtaaaaaaattttgtaaataatttaataGGAATTGATAAataatgaaatttgaaaaaaaaaatataaagataAAAGGAGATAAGACTGCTAGAAAAAATCGAGGATAATTTAGTCATTTAAGATCTAATATAAAAGAGATGTGTGTTAAATTTAGAGGTAAAATGAGAAGAATTTTTGGTGTGATTTGACATACAAAAATCGATTAGTCGAAGGGGTTGAACTATTATAATATACTAGCATAACTGCACACacgtaatataatatatttagtaTTATATGTTATatacaaataatatatttttttcaataatttttaaatttatttattttttgtttctaatataaaagtaaatttaaaagttattaGTTATCATTTTATTCTATCTATAATGGTTAGTTGAGACAAATAtggaaatatataaaaaaaatcaaattttcttATTTATATTGTGTAAGGACAGTTTTGGAAAAAAAGTTGATGTCCTCACTCTGAGGTGCtcaactattatatatatagagttttgctatgctgtCCACCTCTCGTGCCTACCTATGAGGTGACAATCATCCAATTTATAGGTGGGCACGGGAGGTGGAcagcataacaaaactctatatatatatatatatatatatattatagatatataataaatatagatatgactattattttaatataaataaaattaattaaaaaatacgaACTCTCAAAATAATTTGCTCGTGGAGtgatccattaattaattaatttttttttggagaaGGAtccattaatatttttgaaacgGATAGGATGCAAAAtcttttttgaaattcaaaaaactGACCCGGGTGCGCAGGCGGGTCCCCTTTCCCTTGCTCTAACAAAGTATAAAGGAGCATTCTTGCTTCTTCGAAATCATTTCCCTCCCACTGTTGTCTCACGTTACGCAACGTACACTTTTCTAGGGTTCTTTCATTAATTCCTGATTTTATAAGGGACAGACGCCCTGCGATTTGATTTCATTCTCCGGTGAGTTTCATGAACCGAAGGTCCGGTTTCTTGCGTTTATCGGATCGAAAATAGAGGATTATTAGCGATACTTGTTGATTTTTTGGGGGCTGGTTGAATGTTTTGCCGACAAGTAAGCAaatcaacatttttttttctctgcTCATTAAACATATCAAACCCCCAATTGCCGCCCAGGTAGATGTGCCAACTTGAATGTTATGTTTGGTGGTGCGATACTGATTCAATGGAATTCCTTGTTGTCATGCTGTACATTTCCAATAATATAGGTttcatttaaaatattcatcTACAGACTACAAGTTGTATGCGAGAGCAGGTAAAATATTCATGTTGGTTCAAAAGTTAATAGATCATCAAGCCACTGTTAATCCTTATTTTGACGAAGTAAGAAAGTTAATTTCTGTCTACATGTACAAATATCGAGTATCCTTTGTAACTGAGATGATATATGTGGATCGAGGTTTTTATGTCACGTAACTTGGTTTTCTTTGTGCTGTGGTACATGTCTGGCTCAGTTGGCATCGTATGAGTAGGCACCACCAATCAGCCTTCACAAATGGAAACAAGTTGTGGTTCTCTTCTATCCGAGCTTCAGGTCTTTCCATTCATCAGCCTTGTTTGACTAATTTGCATTCACAAAACTTTTTTGCCCCCGTCGCAAGCTCCTCACACTGATAAATAATTGTTGCTGGAATCAGACAATATGGGATGAGATTGGAGAACCTGACGATGAAAGAGATAAAATGCTTTTTGAACTTGAGCAAGAGTGTCTGGATGCATATAGAAGAAAAGTGGATCAGGCAAGGCGCTGCCAAGTTCAGCTGAGGCAATCACTTGCTGACTGTGAAGCACAGCTCGCAGACATCTGTGGTGCACTGGGCGACCTGCCAGTCCACATAAAGAAGGTGAAAACAGTAAAAATGAAGAGGAAAAACCTAGAGAAATGCCCATCCTCAGTCTCTCTAGCTCTTAATGTGATGTACTTAATTATGTTATGCTGTACTTTTGGTGTTAAAACAGATCTCTGGGTCTTTGAAGAAAGAACTTCAGGCCATAATGCCTCAACTAGAagaaatgaagaagaaaaaaaacgaGAGGAAGGGTCAATTTGCTGAGGTGAAGAAGCAAATAAATTGCATCCTCAAGGAATTTTCGGGATCCACAGAGGAGATATTGGATACAATGGTCATTGATGACAGTGATTTGTCACTTAAAAGATTAGAAGATTTACAAAATAAGTTGCTTTTACTGCAGAAAGAGAAGGTCCTCTTTCTCCTACTTGACTTGTCCATTTTGTTGACCTCACTCATATTGACATTGATACCAATAGTCTATCTAAATAAAAGTGGGACTATGAATATATCAGAACTAAGTTCTTTCCAACACAGTATTGAATACTTATGTGATTAGTCTAAAGAAACATGAAGATCTACCAAGTGATAACCTTTGTGTTAATAAAGCAACATGAGGAAACCTGAGGGTTTAGCAATTTTTTGCTGTTTGAAAGTTCCATACTCACTCAATATATACGTGTTGTGAGTGTGTGATCTTACTGATTGAATTTACATACAGAGCGAGCGCCTAAAGCATGTAGCAGAAAAGTTAAACGTCCTGAAACACCTCTGTTTGGTTCTTGGAATGGACTTCAAATTAACAGTTTGTGATATTCATCCAAGTTTGGATGGCTCACGGATCACCAAATGTATTAGTGGAGACACAATTGAGAGCTTGCATAAGACAATATGTAGGCTTAAGGATGTCAAGCTGCAGCGCATGCAAAAGGTATGCGGTATTTTACTACTTTCCAATTACCTTTCTTCGTATCATCTTATCCTCATTTTCTTATTCGTGCATTTTCAGTTGCAAGATCTTGCAGTGAACATGGTAGAGCTTTGGAATCTGATGGATACACCACTTGAGGAGCAACAGAAATTCCATAATGTCACACGAACTATTGCAGCTTCAGAGAACGAAATAACAGAACCGGACATTCTGTCATTGGAGTTCCTCAATAATGTATATTATCACCGTTTAGTATTTACTACCTAAGTTGTTTCTCTATATGCCTTTTACATGATAAGGGTGCTTGATCCATGGCAATTCACCCTTTACACACATAATGCTTTCTATGCTCAGGCTGAGGTGGAAGTTGCTAGACTGGAAGAACTGAAATTCAGTAAAATGAAGGAGGTCCTTTTGAAAAAGAAGTTAGTTTTAGAGGAAATATGCCGTGGATCACACATGATCGTTGAAGAAAACCACATGGCAGACCTTTCAGTGGAAGCTATTGAGTCCGGTATGGCTCCTACTCCTTCATACATTAAAAACGGCTGAATATTGTTCCAAGACACAGGCCAACTTTGATTACCATCTTGCAGGGGAAATCAATCCATCTTATCTACTTGAACAGATGGAGGTTCAGATTTCCAAGGTTAAAGAGGAAGCACTTAGCAGAAGAGAGATTCTCGAAAAGGTTCAAAAATGGCTGGCTGCATGTGAAGAGGAATGCTGGTTGGAGGAGTATAACAGGGTGGGTTGGCTGTAATATTTACTACTATGAATGAACCTTAGCTCATTATCTACATCCTTCTAATTTTCTTGTTGCAAGTCTATTTGTAGGACGGCAGTCGTTATAATGCTGGAAGAGGCACACATCTTATGCTAAAGCGGGCTGAAAAGGCGCGTTCACTAGTCGGTAAAATCCCAGGTACATGCCTAACTTTCTGTTGGTTAATATCAATGCATTTTACATTCCATAGTTCATTATATCTAGTTTTTCATTATGAGGCTAAAACCATTAGATCAATGTTGCTTGTTTTGAAACAAAGAGTGTACTTGGAGAATACAGAACATAAGGGCAACTCAACGTAGACAAATTATTCGTAGTAtcaagtgtttttttttatgaagtGTTGAACATTATGTTCAAGGGATTCTTTATGTGTTCTTTATTTTCTGGTATTTAGTGATGGTGGAGACATTGAAAACAAAAGTGAATGCCTGGGAGAAGGATAAAAAAGCGGAATTCCTATATGATGGAGTAAGCACTGTTCTTAGATTCTTTCAAAAGAATCTAACGCCTGTCAAACTTGCTCTATGTTCTCGTTTAACATGGTTGCGTTGATATTTTAATCAGTTGCACTCAATATTTTGTGTCCTCTTATTTCTAGGTCAGTCTTCTGTCCATGATTGAGCAGTATCGTGAATTAAACCAGTTGAAAGAACTAGATCGTCAAAGGCAGAGGGTATGCTTCCAATTAAGTTGACCACTTAAGGCCAAGATTTTTATGGTGGGGGGGTACATATGAATGTAAAAGTAACACCTTTCATGCTTATTTTTACTTCAGGGTCAGAAGAAACTCCAGGGACAGTTGATGGTTGAACAAGAAGCACTATTTGGTTCAAAACAAAGTCCATCTAGAAGTAGTAACAAGAATTTTAGACCTTCAACGGGAGGTGTGGCTAGTAAGAGGTGTTCTGTAGGAGGGGCGATGCTACAGAGTATGTTCACAGAGAAATCCGCTCTCTCTTCTCACTCCCTATTGAAGAATAACTCTGTGAAGCAGAAGCAGGGTTCTCGCAGCAATCACCACAATGTTTTCGTGGCTCACTCTTCTGGTAGATATTAAAAAAGTCGATTATATTTACTTGAACTTACAATTTCTACGCTTAGAATTGGAGGCAAAAGGACTTCTCCAAAGCTTTCAGGTTTCAAGGTTTTCATAACCGTGACATGTTGATACAGGCAATAAACACAAGCCCAGTGGCCATGGAAAACATCACTCTAGCAATGCAGCAACAAACTCACAGCACTGTCAAATGTCGCCTTTGAGGAAGCCCCTCTCTCCGATAACTTCCCTATCATCCAATATCATCCCTTTCAACTTTCAGGATCAGAACGCAGAAAGTCAGGTCGCAA
Proteins encoded:
- the LOC140883110 gene encoding 65-kDa microtubule-associated protein 3-like, which encodes METSCGSLLSELQTIWDEIGEPDDERDKMLFELEQECLDAYRRKVDQARRCQVQLRQSLADCEAQLADICGALGDLPVHIKKISGSLKKELQAIMPQLEEMKKKKNERKGQFAEVKKQINCILKEFSGSTEEILDTMVIDDSDLSLKRLEDLQNKLLLLQKEKSERLKHVAEKLNVLKHLCLVLGMDFKLTVCDIHPSLDGSRITKCISGDTIESLHKTICRLKDVKLQRMQKLQDLAVNMVELWNLMDTPLEEQQKFHNVTRTIAASENEITEPDILSLEFLNNAEVEVARLEELKFSKMKEVLLKKKLVLEEICRGSHMIVEENHMADLSVEAIESGEINPSYLLEQMEVQISKVKEEALSRREILEKVQKWLAACEEECWLEEYNRDGSRYNAGRGTHLMLKRAEKARSLVGKIPVMVETLKTKVNAWEKDKKAEFLYDGVSLLSMIEQYRELNQLKELDRQRQRGQKKLQGQLMVEQEALFGSKQSPSRSSNKNFRPSTGGVASKRCSVGGAMLQSMFTEKSALSSHSLLKNNSVKQKQGSRSNHHNVFVAHSSGNKHKPSGHGKHHSSNAATNSQHCQMSPLRKPLSPITSLSSNIIPFNFQDQNAESQVASSFSATPLATPKKNVFSVNENRTPTKMQIPMPATPPTASTTMQTANTPFTPCIRDTEVEYSYEERRAGFTVPKSTMLTHV
- the LOC140882545 gene encoding uncharacterized protein encodes the protein MQMNPSKIEKDLFHHLAPRSPNHEQFMHPHRTQSQPSIDEDPFSLAEMELFRDEDDDDVSHTSSDAEIPLPLSDGAVPSQSPSIPNSSLINNHERRIHRPLLLISPESHISTQFYTFNKESHGLMVQCLIEGRLATPEEIRAATPSPVLASWRSVWKDRNEDTAYLTAWKRIQDKLTVHVSEPAAAITGNNIRFLCFKNNSNQFVSHVDQWQDIVMSFHGDGDLKHLGLRETIEKIKQLWTVGAKFYGIPESYIRTCIAACPVCSDESSGCAPRSKRRRFEYTESFDVPAKEVPVKLQQLAAKHKVVLCIRQKYIRYKPFMAEVKDYACHRAGEPASSKKSRMLKREPYTSKRCGCGFRIRAIVPISNYNEKDKTFVYEEEGTAVFKLYAVHSGHEPGPLDGNARIMHRMVGYKGGFLMDHETVYGMVDEGENDVFGFLGKDSGDMQHSVFQQVQELRNELGLLESKIGKIPPQMLGSVSRDLFDIANKLRNIPDEGSKSVGLLSEKQHMDDVLVVEHDLPDWGDDHHTRIYGDGKDADVIEDDEDSFGRTLGEVASWDQMRADCRSAKDLLGETCKEEKWLKCGGFDEKGILGCSNPKLVKPSGHHDEMDPDVGLTSLQVDGFYHENPKWFDSPCGLDPRADCSDSGFRHEEIV